AAGTGTCCCATCTGACATGCGAAAACAGGCGCAACCAACCCTAGATGGTTGTCCGAGGACAACCAACCGGACCGAGTAGGTTGGGCCGCATGGCTCGCAGCGTCTACCTCACCAGCGTGGGATCCGGCGGCGGAAAATCCGCCATCGCGTTGGGTCTCGCCGAGCTGCTGTCCCGGCAGGTCGAACGGATCGGCGTGTTCCGGCCCCTGGTGCCGTCGAACGGACCCGACCACATCCTCGCCCTGCTCAGCGAGCGCTATCGCGTGCAGGTTAACCCGTCCGACCTGTCCGGAGCCACATATGCCGAGGCCACGGCGCTGGTATCGGACGGACGGCGGGAAGAACTGATCTCCAGGATGGTGCAGCGCTACCGAGCGGTCGAACGGCAGTGTCCGGCCGTCGTGGTGGTCGGAAGTGACTTCGCCGACTCCGGCGACGGCACCACCCCCCGGGAACTCGCCTTCAACGCCCGGCTGGCCACCGAGTTCGGCAGCGTGGTGGTGCCGGTCGTGGACGGGCAGGGCCAGTCACCGGCGGCGATCGCGGCGGCGGCCCGGGGCGCGTACCACGACCTGGTGGACCTCGGCGCGACGGTGCTCGCGGTCATCGCCAACCGGGTGCCCGAGCCGATGGACCTGCCCGACCTGCCGGTGCCGGCGTACGCCATCCCGGAGGTGCCGACCGTGTCCGCGCCGACGGTGGCCGAGGTGGCCGCCGCGCTCGGCGCGACGCTGCTCACCGGCGACGAGGCGGCGCTCGGCCGCGACGTGCTCGACTACGTGGTCGGCGCAGCCCACGTGCCGACGCTGGTGGAGCACCTGACCGACGGCTGCCTGGTGATCACCCCCGGCGACCGGGACGACCTGCTGGTGGCCGCCGGAGCCGCGCACGTCTCCGGCCAGGTCTCGATCTCCGGGCTGGTGCTCACCCTCGGCGAACAACCCGACCCGCGCGCCCTGCGCCTCTTCGAGGGACTGAACACCGGCCTGGCGGTCCTCAGCGTCGCCAGCGACAGCTACGACACGGTCGCGGCGTCCAGCCGGATCGAGGGACGGCCCAGCGCGGCCAACACCCGCAAGGCGGAGGCCGCCCTCGGCGCGTTCGAGGCCAACGTGGACACCGACGAACTGGCCCGCCGGCTCGCGGTCACCCGCTCACAGCGGGTCACCCCGCTGATGTTCGAGTACGACCTGATCGACCGGGCCCGCGCCCAGCGCCGCCACCTCGTGCTCCCCGAGGGCACCGAGGACCGGATCCTGCGGGCCACCGAGATCCTGCTGCACCGGGGGGTGGCCGACCTCACGCTGCTCGGCCGCCCCGACGACGTGGCCCGCCGGACCCGGGAACTCGGCGTCGACATCACCGGGGCCACCATCGTCGACCCGGCGACCAGCCGGTGGCGGGACGATTTCGCCGAGGCGTACGCGAAGCTGCGCGCCCATCGGGGCGTCACCGTCGAGCTGGCGTACGACGTGGTGGCCCAGCCGAACTACTTCGGCACCATGATGGTCTGGGCCGGGCACGCCGACGGCATGGTCTCCGGCGCCACCCACACCACCGCCGCCACCATCCGCCCCGCCTTCGAGATCGTGAAGAACCTGCCGGACGTCTCCGTCGCGTCCAGCGTCTTCTTCATGCTGCTCGCCGACCGGGTGCTGGTGTACGGCGACTGCGCGGTCAACCGCGACCCGGACGCCGCCCAGCTCGCCGACATCGCGATCTCCTCGGCCGACACCGCGGCCCGGTTCGGCATCGAGCCCCGGGTGGCGATGCTGTCGTACTCGACCGGCAGTTCCGGCGCCGGTGCCGACGTGGAGAAGGTCGCGGCGGCCACCGCGCTGGTCCGTGAGCGTCGGCCCGACCTGGCCGTGGAGGGCCCCATCCAGTACGACGCGGCGATCGACCCGGCGGTGGCGGCGACGAAGCTGCCCGACAGTGCGGTCGCCGGCCGCGCGACGGTCTTCATCTTCCCGGACCTCAACACCGGCAACAACACCTACAAGGCGGTGCAGCGCTCGGCCGGGGCGGTGGCCGTCGGGCCGGTGATGCAGGGCCTGCGCCGGCCGGTCAACGACCTCTCCCGAGGGGCCACCGTGCCAGACATCGTCAACACCGTGGCGATCACCGCCATCCAGGCCGCCGCCCTCACCGACGCTCCCGCACCCGGAGGTGCCTGATGACCGACAAGGTGCTGGTGCTCAACTGCGGGTCGTCCTCGGTCAAGTACCGGCTGTACGACGGTGACCGGGTGCTCGACAAGGGCACCGTCGAGCGGATCGGTGAGGCCGGTGGCGACGCGCCCGACCATGCCGGTGCGGTCCGGCGGATCCTGGCCGGGCTGGACCTGACCGGGCTCACCGCGGTCGGGCACCGGGTGGTGCACGGCGGCCGGCGGTTCACCGCGCCGACGCTGGTGGACGACGCGGTGCTGGCCGCCATCACCGACCTGGTGCCGCTGGCACCGCTGCACAACCCGGCCAACCTCGCCGGCATCGCCGAGGCGCGCGCCGTCCTGCCCGAGGTGCCGCAGGTCGCCGTCTTCGACACCGCGTTCCACCACACGCTGCCCGACTCCGCCGCCACGTACGCGATCGACCGGGACGTCGCGCAGCGGTACGGCGTCCGGCGGTACGGCTTCCACGGCACCTCGCACTCGTACGTCTCCCGGCGCACCGCCGAGCTGCTGGACCGCCCGTACGCGGAGGTCAACACGATCACCCTGCACCTGGGCAACGGTGCCAGCGCGTGCGCGGTCGCGCAGGGACGCAGCGTGGCCACCTCGATGGGGATGTCTCCGCTGGAGGGGCTGGTGATGGGCACCCGCAGCGGTGACCTGGACCCGACCGTGGTGTTCCACCTGCGCCGCGAGGGCGGACTGGGCGTGGACGAGATCGACGACCTGCTCAACCACCGCAGCGGCCTGCTCGGGCTCTCCGGCGTCAACGACATGCGGGAGGTGCTGTCCCGGCGGGCGGCCGGGGACGAGGCGGCGACGCTCGCCTTCGACGTCTACTGCCGGCGGATCACCGGCTACGTGGGGGCGTACTACGCGTTGCTCGGCCGGGTCGACGCGGTCACCTTCACCGCCGGGGTCGGCGAGCACGCGGCACCGGTACGCGCGGCGGCACTGGCCGGGCTCGAACGGCTCGGCATCACCGTCGACCCCGAGCGCAACACGGGCAGCGGTGACCGGTTCATCTCACCGGACGGCGCGGAGGTCGCGGTCTGCGTGGTCGGCACGGACGAGGAGCGCGAGATCGCCCGGGCGGCACGCGCGGTGGTGGCGGCCACCGCCTGATCGGGTCGGCGGCCGGCGGCGAACCGATCAGGCGAAGGCGAGCCAGCTCGCGAGCGCGACCAGCACCACGGCGACCACGGCGGCAGCGATGATCAGGCCGTTACGGGAGGCCGTCTCAGCGGGCGCGTCCGGGGTGCCGGCGAAGGCGCGGAACGCCTCGGTGTTGCCGCTCGGATCGGTGTAGTTCTCAGTCATGCCGTGACCTTAGCGAAAGCAGTCCAGTCGGACGGTCCGTGCGCGCCGTCCGAACGGATGGCGTACGGCACCGGTCAACCGGACCCGGACGGGTGACCCGGGGTCCTACCGTGATGTCGTGGGAATCGCACGGGGGTTCACCGCACTGGTGTCGGCGCTGCTGATGGCGTTGACAGCCGGTTGCGCGGCGAGCGGCGAGCAGTCCGGCCAGGCGCTCGGGGGCCGGCTGGCGCCGGAGGTGCCGTACGCGGTGGGTGTGCGCACCCTCACCGTCGACCCGGCCTCGGAACGTCCGCTGCCGGTCACACTCTGGTATCCGACGCAGGGCAGCCGGGTCGCCGAAGGGCGGTTCCCGGTGGTGATCTACAGCCACGGTCTGGCCAGCCTGCCCGAATTGCACTCCGGACTGACCGCCCGGTGGGCCGCCGCCGGCTTCGTGGTGGCCGCGCCGACATACCCGCACACCCGGCGCGGCGCGAAGCGGTTCTCCCGGGCCGACGTCCGCCACCAGCCGGCCGACGGGTGGCGGGTGATCCGGCACCTGGTCCGGCTCGACGGCCGCTCCGGCGACCCGCTCGCCGGTCACCTCGACGTGCAGCGGGTGGCGGCGGCCGGACACTCGGCGGGCGGCTTCACCACCGCCGGCATGTTCACCGCCGGGCACCCGTCCCGGCTGCGGGCCGGCATCGTGATCGCCGGAGGCGGGATGGCGGGCAGCTTCGCCGGCCCGAGCGCCCCGATCCTCTTCGTGCACGGCACCGCCGACGCGGTGGTACCGCTCAGCGTGGGGCGGGCGGCGTACGGCCGTACCCCCGGACCGGCCTCCTTCCTCAGCCTGCTCGGCCAGGGCCACGGCGAGTACCTCGTCCCCGGCCGGCCCGGTTTCGCCCAGGTCCTCGGCGCCACCACCGACTTCCTGCGCTGGACCCTCTACGGCGACCAGGAGGCCGGGCGGCGGCTGCCCGGCCGGGCGCTGCTGGCCGGCGTCACCAGCTTCGAGACGCGACCAGCGGGCTGACCTGCCCGACGGCGTCACCTGCACGTCAGGTGAGGGCGTGGGCGCAGCACGTGGAGCGCCGGACGGTTCGGTCGTCGGGCGAGGCAGAATCGGAGTCATGTCGCGCCGCGCCCTCCCTCTCCTGCTCGCCAGTACGCTCACCGCCGTCCTGCTGGTCGGCTGCTCCGCCGACCGCGAACCGGACGAGCGGGCCGAGGCGCCCGCCCCCTCGGCGACCGCCTCCGCACCGGCCGCGTCGGCGCCGGACATCCCCGCCGGCACCGCGCCGGAGCAGACCTTCGCCGTCGGCGTACGGCAACTCAAGCTCAACCGCGACGGCAACCGACCGCTGCCGGTGACCGTCTGGTACCCGGCGGCCGGTCGGGCCGGCGGGAAGCCGCAGTCGTCGGCGGACGCCGCCGAGGGGCGGTTCCCGGTGGTCATGTTCAGCCACGGCCTCGGCGGTCGACCCGCCGACTACCAGGCGCTACTGACCCGGTGGGCCGCCGCCGGTTTCGTGGTGGCCGCGCCGACGTTCCCGAACACCTCGAAGGCGGGTGGCGAGAACAACGTGCTCGACGTGCTCAACCAGCCCGCCGACGTCTCGTACGCGCTGACCGAGGTGCTCGCGCTCGACGCCCGCGACGGCGACGTGCTGCGGGGCCGGCTCGCCACCGACCGGGTGGCCGCCGCCGGGCACTCGGCGGGCGGGGTGACCACCATCGGGCTCTTCACCGCCGGCCGGGACGAGCGGCTGGCCGCCGGGATCGTCTTCGCCGGCACCGCGCTCGGCGTGGGCACCGCCTTCGCCGGTGCCGCCGCACCGCAACTGTTCGTGCACGGCGAGGCCGACGAGGTGGTGCAGTACACCGCCGGCAAGGCGGTCTACGACCTGGTGCCCTGGCCGAAGGCGATGCTCAGCCTGCCCGAGGGCGACCACGGCCGGAAGCTGCTGAGAGACGACACGTCGCTGGGCGTGGTGGCGAACACCACCGCCGAGTTCCTGCGCTGGACGCTCTACGGCGACGCCGAGGCCAAGGAGCGCATCCCCACCGCCGCCGCCCGCGACGACATCGCCACCCTCGACAGCAACCTCTAGCTCCCGGGGTTTGTTGTAAGGAAGGGTCCCCTGCTAACGCCTCGCGTATAGCAGGGGACCCTTCCTAACGCCGCACGCCCTAACGCCGCACGCCCTCGCACTGAGCGCGTGCGCCTCGACGCGTGCCGTGCGTCAGCTGGCGTGGTCGATCACGACCTTGCCGAAGGCGTCGCCGGAGTGCAGGCGGGCGAACGCCTCCTCGACCCGGCTGAACGGCACCACGCTGTCCACCACCGGGCGTACCTTCCGCTCGGCGCAGAACGCCAGCAGGTCGGCCAGATCGGCCTCGGTACCCATCGAGGTACCCAGGATCTCCAACTGCATCGCGAAAACCCGGCGCAGGTTGACGGCCGGCTCGTGCCCGGCGGTCGCCCCGGAGACCACGATCCGCGCGCCCGGCGCGGCCGACTTCAGGGAGTGGTCGAAGGTGGCCGCACCGACCGTCTCGATCACCACGTCGACCCGCTCGGGCAGCCGGGCACCCGTCTCCAGCGCGGTCGCCCCCAGCCCGGCGACCCGCTCCCGCTTGGCCCCGTCGCGGCTGGTCGCGTACACCCGTTTGCCCATCGCGGTGGCCAGCACGACGGCGGCGGTGGCGACGCCGCCCCCGGCGCCCTGGACCAGCACCGCCTCGGCCTCGTCGACCCGGCCCTTGGCGGTAAGCATCCGCCACGCGGTCAGCCAAGCCGTCGGCAGGCACGCCGCGTTCGCCGCCGACAGGCCCGCGGGCAGCGGAAGCAGATTCCACCGGGGTACGGCCACCCGCTCGGCCAGCGTGCCGGGGAAGTGCTCGGAGAGGATGGAGATCCCGCGCGGGTCACCCGGGGTGGGCACCACCGGGTAGACGACCACCTCGTTGCCCTCCGGGTCGACACCGACGGCGTCGCAGCCCAGGATCATCGGCAATTGTTCGGCTCGCAGTCCGACACCGCGCAGTGACCAGATGTCGTGGTGGTTGAGCGAACTGGCCGTGACGCGCAGGGTCACCCAGTCGTCGTCGGGCAGGCTCGGCTCGGGCTGCTCACCCACGGTGAGCGCGGCGAGCGGATCGGCGTCGTCGAAACGGGAGGCGAAGGCGGCACGCATGATCCGCACCGTAACAAGCTGAGCGGCCGTTAAGAAGGGTCCCTTCCTCGACACGAGGCGTTAGGAGGGGACCCTTCCTTACACGTCAGGCTTACACGTCAGGCTTACACGTCAGGCGCGAGCGACGCCGTCGCGGCGGGCGGCTTCGGCGACCGCTTCGGCCACCGCCGGGGCGACCCGGGGGTCGAGCGGCGAGGGCACGATCGCGTCGGGCGTGAGCGTCTCGGCCACCACGGCGGCGATGGCGTCGGCGGCGGCCACCTTCATCGACTCGGTGACCCGGGTGGCCCGGGCCTGGAGCGCGCCCCGGAACACGCCCGGGAAGGCCAGCACGTTGTTGATCTGGTTGGGGTAGTCGCTGCGGCCGGTGGCGACCACCGCGACGTGCCGGGCGGCGACGTCCGGGTGCACCTCGGGGGTGGGGTTGGCCAGCGCGAACACGATCCCGCCGGACGCCATCCCGGCCACCGCCGCCTCCGGGATCTGACCGCCGGAGACACCGATCAGCACGTCGGCGTCACGCAACGCCTCGGTGATGTCGCCCTGCCGGCCGTCGGCGTTGGTCAGCTCGGCCAGTTCGGCCTTGGTGCCGGTGAGGCCGTCACGCTGACGGGAGACGATGCCCCGGGAGTCGCAGACCACCACCCGCTGCGGGTCCACTCCCCCGGCCACCAGCATCTTCGTCACCGCCACGCCGGCCGCGCCCGCGCCGCTGACCGCCACCCGCAGGTCGCCGAGCTTGCGGTCGAGCAGGGTCGCGGCGTTACGCAGCGCGGCCAGCACCACGATCGCGGTGCCGTGCTGGTCGTCGTGGAACACCGGGATGTCCAGCGCCTCGTCGAGGCGGCGTTCCACCTCGAAGCAGCGTGGCGCGCTGATGTCCTCCAGGTTGATCCCACCGAACGACGGCGCGAGCGCCTTGACCGTCGCCACGATCTCGTCGACGTCCTGCGTGTCGAGGCAGACCGGCACCGCGTCGACGCCGCCGAACTGCTTGAACAGCACGGCCTTGCCCTCCATCACCGGCAGCGCAGCGCGCGGGCCGATGTTGCCCAGGCCGAGTACGGCCGAACCGTCGGTGACGACCGCGACGGTGTTCGACGCCCAGGTGTACTCGTACGTCAGCGACGGGTCGGCGGCGATCGCCTCGCACACCCGTGCCACGCCCGGCGTGTACGCGAGGGAGAGGTCTTCGCGGCTGGTCAGCGGGACGGTCGAGAGGACGGCCATCTTGCCGCCCCGGTGCAGTTGGAAGACGGGATCAGCGGGGTCCACGGTGGACGAAGGCATGGTGACTCCAGTGTCGTTTCAGCAGCTGGGCCGGCCGGTCGGGGCGCACGGTGAGGCGAGCGAGCGGCGGCACGAGTGCGGGGGGTCACCCAGGCACTTTTCGAGCATAGTCACGCCACCGGCAGCCAGAGGTGAGCAGGGTCATAACGGCTGCGGCGGCAATCGGCCGGGACGGGGCCAGTAGCGGAACACCACCCGACCGAGGACGTCGGCCACCCCGTACGCCCGGGAGTCGTCGGTCACCAACTCGTTGTCACCGTACAGCCACCAGCCGCCGTCGACGGGTCGGACGGCGCGTTTGACCACGAGCAGCTCGGGGCGGCTGCGGAAGACCGCGACCACCACGTCCCCCGGCCGGGTGGCGCGACCCCCCGGGCGGACCAGCACCGCGTCGCCGTGCCGCAGGGTCGGCGCCATGGACGGACCGGTCACGAGTACGGCCGAGAGCGGTCGCCGGAGACGGGGTACCGGCATGTGGTTTCACCTCCTGCGGCCTCGGGGACCACGTCCAGGAGTAATGTCGTCATGGATCATCGCAAACTTCCCATGGAGGATCCCGATGCGACTTCCACGCATCCTTGCGCCCCGGGTGACCGCGAGCGCGCACTGCGACCTGCCCTGCGGCGTCTACGACCCCGCGCAGGCTCGGATCGAGGCCGAGTCGGTGAAAATGATCTGCGAGAAGTACCAGGCCAACACCGACCCCGAGTTCCGTACCCGGGCCATCCTGATCAAGGAGCAGCGGGCCGAGCTGGTCAAGCATCACCTGTGGGTGCTGTGGACCGACTACTTCAAGCCGCCGCACTTCGAGAAGTACCCGCACCTGCACCAGCTGTTCAACGAGGCCACCAAGCTGGCCGGCGCGGCCGGCGCCAAGGGCGCCACCGACCCGTCCAAGGCCGACGAGCTGCTGCAGAAGATCGACGAGATCTCGAAGATCTTCTGGGAGACCAAGCAGGCGTGACGTGACCCGGTCACGCCTGTCGTCGGCGGCCGGCCCTGCCCCTCGGGGCGGGCCGGTCGCCGACGCGTTTCCGGTCGAGCGCCCCGGTCCGTACCAGGTCGCCCGGCTCGCCGTCCGCCGCGCTGACGGCCCTCCGCCGCCCCGCCGCCTGAGCGGGTAGAGTCCCCGACCGGGGGGATGAGTCGTGACTCAACTGACCGGACAACCGACCACCGACGACGACGTGGTGCACCTCACCGTGCCCGCCGACGGCGGCTATCTGAGCGTCCTGCGTACGGCCACCGCCGGTCTCGCGGCGCGTCTCCAGTTCGCCCTCGACGAGATCGAGGACCTACGCATCGCCGTGGACGAGGCGTGCGCCATGCTGCTCGCCATCGCGCCCCGGGGTGCCGAACTGGACTGCCGCTTCGCGGTCACCGAGGACGCGTTGACCGTCGAGGTGACGGTGCCGACCGTGCCGGGCGCCCGACTCCCTGCGGAGTCGTCGTTCGCGTGGAAGGTGCTGACCGCGTTGACCACCTCCGCCTCGGCGGGAGCGGCTGACGGCCGGGCCACCATCTCGCTGCTCACCCGCCGCGCCTCCGGCTGGTGAGCGGAGCTCACTCGAAGCCGAGGGCCCGCGTGGTGGGCGGGCTCACCAGCAGCCAGGTGACGCCGAGCCCGAGCGCGATCAGCGGTACGCCGAGCCAGCCCAACCCGCCCTGGATCATGAACCAGCCGATCGGCAGCAGCATGAGTTGCAGCACGATGGCGGGTGCCCGGGCACCCGCTCGACGGCGCAGCAGCGCGCTGCCCAGCGCCCAGAGCGCGATCGCCGCGCCGATGGCGAACGCCGTCACCAGCAGCGCCGACACCAGGTCGGTGGTGGCGGCGGTGAAGTCGGCGACGACCAACCAGGCCGCGATCAGCCCGACGGCGATCGCCTGACCCCGCAGGAGGAAGACCGCCCACCGGAGGGTCACCGGGGTCGGGTCGGAGTCGATTGCCACGCGGTCACGATACCCGTGGCGGGTCGGGGTACAGTGCCGCCCATGCGGGCCGTCCTGCTGGTCAATCCGAAGGCCACCACCACCAGCGAGCGTGCGCGGGATGTGCTCGTCCGAGCGCTGCGCAGCGAGGTGGATCTCTCCGTGCGCTACACCCGGCGCCGCGGCCACGCCACCGCGCTGGCCCGGGAGGCCGCGGTGGAGGGCGTCGACGTGGTGGTCACCCTCGGTGGTGACGGCACGGTCAACGAGGTGGTCAACGGCCTGATGACGGCGACCAGTGCCGGCGGTGCGGCACCGACCGCCGAGCGGTTGCCCGCGCTGGCCACCGTGCCGGGCGGCTCGACGAACGTCTTCGCGCGGGCGCTGGGCCTGCCCAAGGAGTGGCCCGAGGCGGCCAGCATGCTCCTGGAGGGGCTGCGGCTGAGCCGGCACCGGACGATCGGCCTCGGCCGGGCCGACGACCGCTACTTCACCTTCTGCGCCGGCTTCGGGCTCGACGCGGCGGTCATCCATCGGGTCGAGGAGGCCCGTCGGCGGGGCCGGGTCTCCTCGCCGGGGCTCTATTTCCGCGCCTTCACCGCGCAGTTCCTGCTCGGTGCCGAGCGGCGCAACCCGGCGATCCAGTTGGAGCAGCCGGGCGAGACCACGGAGGGCGATCTGGCGACGGTGATCGTCCAGAACACCGCCCCGTGGACGTTCGTCGGCGACCGGGAGGCCAACCCGAACCCGGAGGCGTCCTTCGATCTGGGCCTCGACGTGATGGCCCTTCGCCAGCTAGGCGTCGCCAGTACGACACGGACAGTGAGGCAATTCCTGTCCGCCACGCCGGATCCGCAGGGTCGCCAAGTTCTTCGTCGGCACGATGTTGCCGAGTTCACGCTGGTAGCGAGCCGTCCGCAGGCGTTTCAGCTCGACGGCGACTACCTTGGCGAACGAGAAAAAGTTGGATTCGCCTCCGTTCCGGCCGCACTCAGAGTAATCTGTTAGGTCTCCGGTACCCCCGGGCGGAGAGGTCGGCGCGCCCCCGACACGCGACGACTGCGACACCCGGGACTCGTGCCGGAAATGTCGGCAATGTGCGCGGGACTGTACTATATTGATCCTCGACTGTGATAAGCCAGGTAAGCCAGTGCCCCCTGGAACCGGGACAAATGGGTTGTGGGCTTGCTCACCGCCCGGAGTTTTTCCAAGCGTCACCCTTGACATCGCCAGAGTTCGTGAAAGTATTCACAAGCGAACTTGAGTTACCGGGACATTGCCTGGACATGCTCGGCAGGTTGAGCTGTTCCAGCAGGTCCCCCGGGCCAACAGCCTGCTCACGCACTGCCGAATTGACGAACGCAAACCGTCACCATCGGCAATGCGGATGCATATAGGAAAAGCACGAAGAAGCAACATCTGCCACCCATCCAGAATGAGGAGTGTTGCCGCCATGGACTGGCGTCACCATGCTGTCTGCCGCGACGAGGACCCGGAACTGTTCTTCCCGATCGGGACGTCCGGTCCGGCTCTCCTGCAGGTCGAGCAGGCCAAGGCCGTCTGCAGGCGCTGCTCCGTGACCGACCAGTGCCTGCAGTGGGCGCTGGAGTCCGGTCAGGACGCTGGCGTCTGGGGCGGGATGAGCGAAGAGGAGCGCCGCGCTGTCAAGCGTCGCGGTGGCCTCCGGGTGCTGCGCGCTCACTCCGCCTGACCACAACCGCACCGAAGCGACACGCCCCGGCCGGGCTCAGCCCGCCGGGGCGTTCTGCTGTCCACCCGCACCTGGATGTAAGGAAGGGACCCTTCCTATACACCAGGCGTTAGCAGGGGACCCCTCCTTACATCCACAAGGGCGCTCAGCGCGTCGAGGGCGCCTGGACGTCCACCCGGTCCAGCACCAGCCCCACCAACTCCGGCGCGTCGGTCAGCGGCGCCGCCACGGCAACCGCGCCGGCCTCCCGCGCCGACACCGCCACCGCGTCGTGGAACAACCCGGGCGCCAGGAAGTACGCGGCCACGGCGACCCGCCGCGCGCCCCGCGCCCGCAACCGGGCCACCGCCGCGCCGACGGCCGGTGGCGCCGCCGAGGCGTACGAGACCCGGGTCGTGGCACCCAGGACCGCACCGAGTTCCCGGGCCACCCGGCCGACCGAGGCGCGGGCGGACGCGTCCCGGGTACCCGCCGCCGCCAGCACCACCGCGTCGAACCGACCCGGTTCCGCCTCCGCCAGCCGCCGCCCCAGCGCGTCCAGCAGCGACCGGTCCACCCGGTTGCCGACCGGGCCGAGCACGTCGGTGACGGTCACCGCGATCGGCGGACCGGACTCCTGGGCGGCCGCCACCGCCGCCGGGATGTCCACCCGCCGGTGGTACGCGGCGGTCAGCAGCAGCGGCACCAGGACCGCCCGGGAGTGCCCGGCGGCGGCCAGTCCTCGCAGCGCCTCGGTCGGACCGGGCTCGGTGTGGTCCAGCCAGCTCGCCAGCACCGGGGTGCCGGGCCGGGCGTCCGACACCGCCCGCGCCAGCGCCCGGGTGGCCTCGGCGGCCCGTGGATCGCGGCTGCCGTGGGCGACCAGGAGCAGCGGGTCCCGCCCCGACCCTGGTGGGCCGGGGCGGATCGGGCCGCCGTCGGTTTCCGCCGCCTCGGTCAGAGGTGCAGTCCGCACTCGGTCTTCTCGAACATGGCCCAGCGGCCGGCGCGCGGGTCCTCCCCCGCCGTGGTCCGGCGGGTGCACGGCCAGCAGCCGACCGAACCGTAGCCGCGCCGGAGCAGTTCGTTGACCGGCACCTTCCACCGCGCGACGTACGCGTCGACGTCCGCCTGGCTCCAGGCCGCGATCGGGTTGACCTTCACCCGACCCCGGCGCGGGTCGAACGCCACCACCGGCGTGTTGGCCCGGGTCGGCGACTCGTCCCGGCGCAGTCCGGCGGCCCATGCCTCGTAGCCGGCCAGCGCCCGTTCCAGCGGCTCCACCTTGCGCAACCGGCAGCACTCGTCCGGTGACCGGTTGAACAGCCGGGGCCCGTACTCGCCGTCCTGCTGACCGACGGTGAGTCGGGGCCGGATCGACCGGACGTTCACCGGCAGGGTGCGGGCGACCTCGTCGCGGACGGCGAGGGTCTCCGGGAAGTGCAGGCCGGTGTCGAGGAAGACCACGTCCACCCCGGGTGCCACCCGGGAGACGAGGTGGGCGAGCACCGCGTCCGCCATCGAGCTGGTCACGCAGAACCGGTCACCGAAGGTCTCCGCGGCCCACCGGGCGATCTCCAGCGCGGGCGCGCCCTCCAGTTCCCGGCCCGCCCGGTCGGCGAGTTCCCGCAACTGCTCGGGGCTGCGGCGGGTCGGGTCGGCCGGCGCGACCGCCGGGGCGGGCGCGGTGTCGACGAGTCCCAGACCGGCTGCGGAGACCAGCGCGCTCATCGCCGCACCGCCTGGGGGAGCAGACCGGTGAAACGGACCGTGAACACTCGGGCGCAGCCGTGGCACTCCCAGGCGCCGTGCCCGGTCTCGCTCGGCCGCAGGTCCTCCTCGCCGCAGTAGGGGCAGTACAACGGCGCGGCACGGGTCTCGCTGCTCATCGCGTCACCTCGCTCATCGCAGTAGTTCCTCGTCGGCCCGGACGACCCAGTTGGCGAACGTCTC
Above is a window of Verrucosispora sp. NA02020 DNA encoding:
- the pta gene encoding phosphate acetyltransferase; protein product: MGRMARSVYLTSVGSGGGKSAIALGLAELLSRQVERIGVFRPLVPSNGPDHILALLSERYRVQVNPSDLSGATYAEATALVSDGRREELISRMVQRYRAVERQCPAVVVVGSDFADSGDGTTPRELAFNARLATEFGSVVVPVVDGQGQSPAAIAAAARGAYHDLVDLGATVLAVIANRVPEPMDLPDLPVPAYAIPEVPTVSAPTVAEVAAALGATLLTGDEAALGRDVLDYVVGAAHVPTLVEHLTDGCLVITPGDRDDLLVAAGAAHVSGQVSISGLVLTLGEQPDPRALRLFEGLNTGLAVLSVASDSYDTVAASSRIEGRPSAANTRKAEAALGAFEANVDTDELARRLAVTRSQRVTPLMFEYDLIDRARAQRRHLVLPEGTEDRILRATEILLHRGVADLTLLGRPDDVARRTRELGVDITGATIVDPATSRWRDDFAEAYAKLRAHRGVTVELAYDVVAQPNYFGTMMVWAGHADGMVSGATHTTAATIRPAFEIVKNLPDVSVASSVFFMLLADRVLVYGDCAVNRDPDAAQLADIAISSADTAARFGIEPRVAMLSYSTGSSGAGADVEKVAAATALVRERRPDLAVEGPIQYDAAIDPAVAATKLPDSAVAGRATVFIFPDLNTGNNTYKAVQRSAGAVAVGPVMQGLRRPVNDLSRGATVPDIVNTVAITAIQAAALTDAPAPGGA
- a CDS encoding acetate/propionate family kinase, with translation MTDKVLVLNCGSSSVKYRLYDGDRVLDKGTVERIGEAGGDAPDHAGAVRRILAGLDLTGLTAVGHRVVHGGRRFTAPTLVDDAVLAAITDLVPLAPLHNPANLAGIAEARAVLPEVPQVAVFDTAFHHTLPDSAATYAIDRDVAQRYGVRRYGFHGTSHSYVSRRTAELLDRPYAEVNTITLHLGNGASACAVAQGRSVATSMGMSPLEGLVMGTRSGDLDPTVVFHLRREGGLGVDEIDDLLNHRSGLLGLSGVNDMREVLSRRAAGDEAATLAFDVYCRRITGYVGAYYALLGRVDAVTFTAGVGEHAAPVRAAALAGLERLGITVDPERNTGSGDRFISPDGAEVAVCVVGTDEEREIARAARAVVAATA
- a CDS encoding alpha/beta hydrolase; its protein translation is MALTAGCAASGEQSGQALGGRLAPEVPYAVGVRTLTVDPASERPLPVTLWYPTQGSRVAEGRFPVVIYSHGLASLPELHSGLTARWAAAGFVVAAPTYPHTRRGAKRFSRADVRHQPADGWRVIRHLVRLDGRSGDPLAGHLDVQRVAAAGHSAGGFTTAGMFTAGHPSRLRAGIVIAGGGMAGSFAGPSAPILFVHGTADAVVPLSVGRAAYGRTPGPASFLSLLGQGHGEYLVPGRPGFAQVLGATTDFLRWTLYGDQEAGRRLPGRALLAGVTSFETRPAG
- a CDS encoding chlorophyllase, producing the protein MSRRALPLLLASTLTAVLLVGCSADREPDERAEAPAPSATASAPAASAPDIPAGTAPEQTFAVGVRQLKLNRDGNRPLPVTVWYPAAGRAGGKPQSSADAAEGRFPVVMFSHGLGGRPADYQALLTRWAAAGFVVAAPTFPNTSKAGGENNVLDVLNQPADVSYALTEVLALDARDGDVLRGRLATDRVAAAGHSAGGVTTIGLFTAGRDERLAAGIVFAGTALGVGTAFAGAAAPQLFVHGEADEVVQYTAGKAVYDLVPWPKAMLSLPEGDHGRKLLRDDTSLGVVANTTAEFLRWTLYGDAEAKERIPTAAARDDIATLDSNL
- a CDS encoding zinc-binding dehydrogenase produces the protein MRIMRAAFASRFDDADPLAALTVGEQPEPSLPDDDWVTLRVTASSLNHHDIWSLRGVGLRAEQLPMILGCDAVGVDPEGNEVVVYPVVPTPGDPRGISILSEHFPGTLAERVAVPRWNLLPLPAGLSAANAACLPTAWLTAWRMLTAKGRVDEAEAVLVQGAGGGVATAAVVLATAMGKRVYATSRDGAKRERVAGLGATALETGARLPERVDVVIETVGAATFDHSLKSAAPGARIVVSGATAGHEPAVNLRRVFAMQLEILGTSMGTEADLADLLAFCAERKVRPVVDSVVPFSRVEEAFARLHSGDAFGKVVIDHAS